In a single window of the Panulirus ornatus isolate Po-2019 chromosome 23, ASM3632096v1, whole genome shotgun sequence genome:
- the LOC139756828 gene encoding uncharacterized protein isoform X2, with amino-acid sequence MESRDRKDQGGKSEPKILQWDGPTPLPPIPEVNFATFMLKHMESYGDKVAVVSAETHHCRTFAEVCHLVTRVSGGLASAGVSLGQSILFLSPNHLDYISVMLSIVHRGALLVPANPSFSPEDLSHILKVSGSRWAIVYESAVSLAEAAFALLPAGTLRKMWVLGNEAGGPRLDGLLNCDPLTQEEGRVDPARTVAIMPFSSGTTGLPKGIFHSHRNILVPLITAKYKENFLPRVTLMTLPLCHVYGLFCMLITLMFGNTVVLLPRFSPKTLLEAIQNYKVTHLPVAAYIIKHLSETPLLNQYDISSLKVVTSASAPLSPKVVSTFREKIDVEVMSAFGMSETVYFATQTLLPTGHSDISIGKVEPYFEAKVVDVESGETLGAGEDGEFHFRGPSIMLGYTDDSATADTLDADGWLRSGDVGCYDEDGFLFIKDRLKDMIKVKGFQVSPFELEELLRKHPDVADVAVVGMVHDKLGEAPRAYVVPRPGAVIQPRQLQEFLVGRVAPYKELAGGVVIVDSLPRNPTGKILKKKLKGNVKDVPTSKL; translated from the exons ATGGAATCGCGAGATAGAAAGGACCAGGGCGGCAAGTCAGAGCCCAAAATACTACAGTGGGATGGACCAACACCTCTACCTCCCATACCTGAAGTGAACTTCGCCACCTTCATGCTGAAGCACATGGAGTCCTACGGCGATAAAGTGGCAGTG GTCAGCGCGGAGACTCACCACTGCCGGACCTTCGCCGAAGTGTGCCATCTAGTGACACGGGTGTCGGGCGGGCTTGCCTCCGCCGGGGTCAGCCTTGGTCAGTCAATCCTCTTCCTAAGTCCCAACCACCTGGACTACATATCAGTGATGTTATCTATCGTGCACAGAGGCGCTCTCTTGGTCCCTGCCAACCCTTCCTTTAGCCCAG AGGACCTGAGTCATATACTGAAGGTGAGCGGGAGCCGTTGGGCGATCGTGTACGAGTCTGCAGTAAGTCTGGCGGAGGCAGCCTTCGCCCTCCTACCCGCCGGCACCCTCAGGAAGATGTGGGTCCTCGGCAACGAAGCAGGTGGGCCTAGGCTGGATGGTCTCTTGAACTGTGACCCTCTCACTCAG gaggaggggagagtggacCCGGCCAGGACCGTAGCTATCATGCCCTTCTCCTCTGGCACGACTGGGCTACCCAAGGGAATCTTCCATTCACACCGCAACATTCTCGTCCCGTTGATAACTGCGAA ATACAAGGAGAACTTCCTTCCGAGGGTGACGCTTATGACGTTGCCCTTGTGCCATGTCTACGGCCTCTTCTGCATGCTGATAACACTGATGTTCGGCAACACTGTAGTTCTCTTACCGCGGTTCTCGCCCAAGACGTTATTGGAAGCAATCCAAAATTACAAG GTGACGCACTTGCCCGTCGCGGCCTACATCATCAAGCACCTGTCGGAAACTCCTCTCCTCAACCAGTACGACATCTCGTCCTTGAAAGTCGTCACCTCTGCTTCCGCGCCACTCTCGCCCAAAGTCGTCTCCACCTTCAGAGAAAAG ATCGACGTTGAGGTGATGAGCGCCTTCGGAATGAGCGAGACGGTCTACTTCGCCACACAGACGCTGCTCCCTACTGGCCACAGTGACATCAGCATAGGGAAGGTGGAGCCTTACTTTGAGGCTAAG GTGGTGGATGTGGAGAGTGGAGAAACGCTTGGTGCTGGAGAGGATGGGGAGTTCCACTTCCGCGGCCCATCGATCATGCTTGGCTACACGGACGACTCCGCCACAGCAGACACCTTAGACGCTGATGGCTGGCTCCGCTCGGGCGATGTCGGCTGCTACGATGAAGATGGCTTCCTCTTTATCAAAGACAGGCTGAAAGACATGATCAAGGTCAAGGGTTTCCAG GTGTCGCCCTTCGAGCTGGAAGAACTACTGCGGAAGCATCCTGACGTGGCTGACGTGGCTGTGGTAGGGATGGTACACGATAAGCTGGGCGAGGCGCCGCGGGCGTATGTGGTTCCTAGACCTGGAGCCGTCATACAACCTCGTCAGCTGCAGGAGTTTCTCGTTG gtcGTGTCGCACCTTACAAGGAGCTAGCGGGCGGCGTTGTCATCGTAGACTCCCTACCGAGGAACCCAACCGGTAAAATCCTCAAGAAAAAACTCAAGGGGAACGTGAAGGACGTCCCAACATCGAAGCTCTGA
- the LOC139756828 gene encoding uncharacterized protein isoform X1 — MVLALTEPVVRSLNHMSVGGTQVPQNQLSLIRGLRGGTVVYGGARRVQMESRDRKDQGGKSEPKILQWDGPTPLPPIPEVNFATFMLKHMESYGDKVAVVSAETHHCRTFAEVCHLVTRVSGGLASAGVSLGQSILFLSPNHLDYISVMLSIVHRGALLVPANPSFSPEDLSHILKVSGSRWAIVYESAVSLAEAAFALLPAGTLRKMWVLGNEAGGPRLDGLLNCDPLTQEEGRVDPARTVAIMPFSSGTTGLPKGIFHSHRNILVPLITAKYKENFLPRVTLMTLPLCHVYGLFCMLITLMFGNTVVLLPRFSPKTLLEAIQNYKVTHLPVAAYIIKHLSETPLLNQYDISSLKVVTSASAPLSPKVVSTFREKIDVEVMSAFGMSETVYFATQTLLPTGHSDISIGKVEPYFEAKVVDVESGETLGAGEDGEFHFRGPSIMLGYTDDSATADTLDADGWLRSGDVGCYDEDGFLFIKDRLKDMIKVKGFQVSPFELEELLRKHPDVADVAVVGMVHDKLGEAPRAYVVPRPGAVIQPRQLQEFLVGRVAPYKELAGGVVIVDSLPRNPTGKILKKKLKGNVKDVPTSKL, encoded by the exons ATGGAATCGCGAGATAGAAAGGACCAGGGCGGCAAGTCAGAGCCCAAAATACTACAGTGGGATGGACCAACACCTCTACCTCCCATACCTGAAGTGAACTTCGCCACCTTCATGCTGAAGCACATGGAGTCCTACGGCGATAAAGTGGCAGTG GTCAGCGCGGAGACTCACCACTGCCGGACCTTCGCCGAAGTGTGCCATCTAGTGACACGGGTGTCGGGCGGGCTTGCCTCCGCCGGGGTCAGCCTTGGTCAGTCAATCCTCTTCCTAAGTCCCAACCACCTGGACTACATATCAGTGATGTTATCTATCGTGCACAGAGGCGCTCTCTTGGTCCCTGCCAACCCTTCCTTTAGCCCAG AGGACCTGAGTCATATACTGAAGGTGAGCGGGAGCCGTTGGGCGATCGTGTACGAGTCTGCAGTAAGTCTGGCGGAGGCAGCCTTCGCCCTCCTACCCGCCGGCACCCTCAGGAAGATGTGGGTCCTCGGCAACGAAGCAGGTGGGCCTAGGCTGGATGGTCTCTTGAACTGTGACCCTCTCACTCAG gaggaggggagagtggacCCGGCCAGGACCGTAGCTATCATGCCCTTCTCCTCTGGCACGACTGGGCTACCCAAGGGAATCTTCCATTCACACCGCAACATTCTCGTCCCGTTGATAACTGCGAA ATACAAGGAGAACTTCCTTCCGAGGGTGACGCTTATGACGTTGCCCTTGTGCCATGTCTACGGCCTCTTCTGCATGCTGATAACACTGATGTTCGGCAACACTGTAGTTCTCTTACCGCGGTTCTCGCCCAAGACGTTATTGGAAGCAATCCAAAATTACAAG GTGACGCACTTGCCCGTCGCGGCCTACATCATCAAGCACCTGTCGGAAACTCCTCTCCTCAACCAGTACGACATCTCGTCCTTGAAAGTCGTCACCTCTGCTTCCGCGCCACTCTCGCCCAAAGTCGTCTCCACCTTCAGAGAAAAG ATCGACGTTGAGGTGATGAGCGCCTTCGGAATGAGCGAGACGGTCTACTTCGCCACACAGACGCTGCTCCCTACTGGCCACAGTGACATCAGCATAGGGAAGGTGGAGCCTTACTTTGAGGCTAAG GTGGTGGATGTGGAGAGTGGAGAAACGCTTGGTGCTGGAGAGGATGGGGAGTTCCACTTCCGCGGCCCATCGATCATGCTTGGCTACACGGACGACTCCGCCACAGCAGACACCTTAGACGCTGATGGCTGGCTCCGCTCGGGCGATGTCGGCTGCTACGATGAAGATGGCTTCCTCTTTATCAAAGACAGGCTGAAAGACATGATCAAGGTCAAGGGTTTCCAG GTGTCGCCCTTCGAGCTGGAAGAACTACTGCGGAAGCATCCTGACGTGGCTGACGTGGCTGTGGTAGGGATGGTACACGATAAGCTGGGCGAGGCGCCGCGGGCGTATGTGGTTCCTAGACCTGGAGCCGTCATACAACCTCGTCAGCTGCAGGAGTTTCTCGTTG gtcGTGTCGCACCTTACAAGGAGCTAGCGGGCGGCGTTGTCATCGTAGACTCCCTACCGAGGAACCCAACCGGTAAAATCCTCAAGAAAAAACTCAAGGGGAACGTGAAGGACGTCCCAACATCGAAGCTCTGA